A segment of the Triticum urartu cultivar G1812 chromosome 1, Tu2.1, whole genome shotgun sequence genome:
tccaccaaaggatatttggttcccccatactttcttgtgtggattttgttactcttgggtgtttgagcaccctagacggttgaggtcacctcggagccatattccattgtggtgacgcttcgtggtttcgttgggagcctccaattaagttgtggagagagccccaatcttgtttgtaaaggttcggtagccgccttcaagggcaccaatagtggaattacggcatctcgcattgtgtgagggcgtgaggagaatacggtggccctagtggcttcttggggagcattgtgcctccacaccgctccaacggagacgtacttcctctcaaagggaaggaacttcggcaacacatcctcgtctccaccgtctccactcttggttatctcgtgcctttatttAAGCTAGCTTACTTGTtttatatctcttgcttgcttgtgtacctatcctcgttgcatcatataggttgttcacctagttgcatttctagacaacctattttgatGCAAACTTTAacttgttaaagaaaagctaaaaaattgttagttgcctattcaccccccttctagtcaaccatatcgatcctttcaactTGGAAAATTTCAATATCAACTGTATGGATTACAAGCACCAATAATTTTACTGACTCGTGCAACAAAAATGGAACTAAAACTAGCATTCTTCGCCTCAAAGACAATTGCAACAATTAATATGGTAGAGGAAAGAAACAACTTACTACACCCACTCTATCTTTTACAAGTGTGCAATAAGTGAAACAACCTATTGAAGCGTTCGACATTAAATCTCTTTGAAGAGTGATATGAGTCCCCACCTTAGAAGTGAGAATCCAAGGCCACATAATGCACTATTATCGGAGGCGCATAGGCTATTGAACCGCTATTTTGTCTTGGGATACTAAAGAAGAATGCCAAGAGCACAAAAGTATGAAGCacaaaaacaaaaacacaaaGTACTCCAGAAAAGAAAGATGGATCAAGAACCATTGATTTGCAAAGGCAAAACACCACTTCCTCTCTGGCATCGACTAAGACAAACATGTCAATGCCAAGATTGAACCGCCATACATATAGGTCTCGACCATCGGGATGGGGCAACAAAGTCACAAACATTGAAGTTTAAATGTATAATCTAGAATCAGATTGGCCGAGAAAATTGGCAAGAAAGCTGACAAACGAGGCGATGGTGACAATGGTTCCTTTGTATTGGCAATTGGGAGCTAAGGGTGAATTGTGCTTGATCAGCAGGTAGTTTTGAGCGGATGGTGGTGTATGGGCAGATTTTCCTTTTTTATGCCCGCTTCATCCTTTTTTGTTCTCTTTCTTTTAATGTCCACTTCACTAATCTCATTAGTTACCTCACTTCATAGGTAGGAAATTCGTCCGGCCTAAGCTATCTCGGTCCATCAAAGCTCCGACTCTTGACTAGATTCATAAACAAGGCGACTAATTAGCCTACCCACTTTCCTACCGAGCGCTAAGCAGGGAGCGACCAACAACTTCTCACTCCCGATGCAACAAGGTGGGTTTccctatttcttcacattgtgtgtgtgtgtgtgtgtgttgggggggcATTGAATCATGCTATTTTTTTAATGTTTTTTTCATTAGTCGAGTACATGTTGCATTATAAAGTGGCCATTACACCATGTGTGAACTACAGATTGCATCAAGAAAGCATAGGTTGCACTAAGCACATGTTGCGTCACGCATGAAGTATATATTGAGTCGGCGAGTACATGTTGCACTGCGGAAAAAGCACTGATTCACCAGTGAGTACATGTTACACTACACGGAGGAGTACATGTTTGTCAGAAAGCACATATTGCACTCTGTGTGAACCATAAGTTGAAGGGTACACAATAGTGATTTTCTTTTGTATGGGGTAAATAGTGATTtcccttttcttttattttcttctttttttaGTCTTTAGAGCATTTCATAATTAAGGCTTTAGCCCGGCCTCTCAAAGGCCCAAGTCTAACAGGCCGAACCAGCAACCGAGCTTGAAAAAGCCTAGAGCACAGTTGGCCCAGCGACAGAATCATATGGCCTTTCACTCTCCATCCCGCGTGATGCGCCAACTGTATAGCGGGACGGCGGTTGTCCGACGGCCACCGATCCCGGAGGGCTGCGCCTCGGCGGGATCCCCTAGACGGTTTCTTGCTGCTCAAATCAGGTGGTCTTATCTCCATGGAGAAGCTGACGTGGTGGTTTCTTTGGTTGAAGCTACCTCATGGGACCAAGGGCACCGCGCCTGCCGCCCGCGCTGTGTTCGACCTTATGGCGCTGAAGCACAGGCACCGCTGAGGCCACCTTCGATCGCCGTGACGGGGTTCGAGGCCGCACAGACGAGTTTCGTGTGTGGCTAGATGCTGAGTTCAGGGTCAACGAGTTGCTGTCACCTGCGATGGATGGATGAAAGAGGGAGATTGGCAGCTGCTCCTGCTCTGGAAACACACGGATGCTGACCGACGAACCAACGCATGGTGAAGTTGTACATTTCAGACGCGCAAAGCTGCAGACGGATCAACTTATCCGGCTTCTTCAGAGTCTTCTACCTCTAttagtttgcaaaaattgcagttgGATCGAGTACCAACCTAGCCATCAGCCTTAGCGAACTTGGTTGCTTCCTCGACACTCGCAGCCCCTGACATGACATGGGTTGGTAATGGTTATAGGGATTCCACTGCACATTGTCATCTCGTCATTTCGTCAAGCAGCTGTGCCTCTGCACCATGAAGGTGAAGGGTGATAATCTTCTCATAATAGCATGGAGTCAACGACCGATCATGCGAGCAAAAGCGCTTTTGCCGACAGATTATCTGAAAGGAGATGTGCTTTCCGATCTCCAAACTGAAAAAGGCGTCCAGTCCCAGCTGATTGGGTGCCTCATATGCAAAGATAAGTGCTGCTGTCGACGTTCTGCATGGGGGAAGGTGTGGCTGATTTGCTCGAGCACATGGTTAGCCATGCAAATTTACATCTTACGTGCCATTGCAGCTAGGTTAGTCGTTGTCCATTCAATCTATTAATCATTGCAATGCATTTTGTATGGATTGTTTGGGATTTTTGGCTTCACAACTAATAAAATTATGCAGCATACATAAAATGAAAGGAAGTGCCTGGACTGGGATTCAAGAGGAATCCTAAAAAACTTTGAAATTCAGTAATTACCGAGAAATAAACCACCACCAACTGCACACATAAGGAATAATGTATGGCACATTAATACACCATCATATTTCGTCATGTAGCCAAATTGTTGTGTTGTGTTGTATTTTGTTGCATGATGATGCCATAGTAATGAATTTCTTGGCGAAATAAAAATGATTCTAGTTAATAATTAGAGGAATCTTATGGCATGCCGCATGATGTGATGCTACATTGGCCTGTTTTCATATTATTCTAAATTCTTCAAATCCCCTCCTTGTTTTCTATGATAAAGGATGACCCTTGTTAATCCCACTCATTGCACGATGTTCCCTTCAGAATAGCAACATTATTTAATTACAATGAAAATGTTTTTTGTCAAATGATCTGAATATAATAATATACTCATGCCAAATACTATGGATGTTATGGTACAAGGGTAGGGTTTCTCTACACCATTGTTTCCAAGTAGCAAATGATTGTTCCACATGCGTGATCCAACAGCATGCAAAATGGATTTATGCATTTGTCCAAGAATGTTTGCTTAAGACGGCTTGTTCTATGATGTCTTATGTTAGAATATAGCTCTCCGTGATGCTTAATTAAACAGTTCGCTTTAGGATAAGCAAGTACAAGTACATTCCATCATACACCCAACTTTGTCACCTGATTCATGTCCTGTCCGATAACCCGAATCCCAACTCCCGTGGGTGTGAGCAAGTAAGAAACGTGCAAGCAAAAGGGAAAATGTTATGGAGGCACAAGTCAAAGCCAGCTCAATAAGGAGCCAGTACTAAATTGTTTGAATGCAGAACAAAGTCAATCTTGGACCAATGATGCAACCATTACACCAACAGCACATCATTGTCTTCATGCTACCGACCGATGAGTAGTTGGGAACATCAGTCATCTACAGATCTACTGACCCCTTTCAATTCTTCTCTGAACCTCTGTTCATGCATACAAAAGTCTTCACAGTTGTGGTTTAGTAGCTGAATGATCAATCAAAATGACTGGAAAATTGCTGAAGGCAGCTGGCTCACCAGAAGGAACAGCATGTTTGCAATGCAGGGGTTTCACAGGTGTGCTGATCACAGTTGAATTCTCGCAAGGATCCAGAAAAATTATTGTGTTTCAAGCGGCCTGAAGTCTGAAATGAGATGCAATTGCTCATTTGATGTGCTCCAGGATTCAGAGTCTAAACCAAAAAGGTGGGCGTGGTTGTGCATCATTAGGACTGCGATGCTGCTTTCGGATAACAGCACAACTGTATGTCTCTATCTGATTGGACTTGCTCTCCCCATGGAATCCCTGCTACGTGCAGTTGAACCGAAGCAAACAAAGTAGAGTGTGAGCTGGTGCGACCCATGCATGCTGCTGCATTGCTGCCTGTCATAGCATGGGGATGGACACAACTGCTGTGGTGGTTACTGTAagtttttttctctctctcttacCTTTCTTGCTTCCCGTGGTCTCTTGAGATTCAATTCTGTCACTGTCACTCCAATGCAAAAGTCACTTTTCCACTACCTTATAATTGAAACGCCACTAGTGGGTCTGGCTCACTTGGTTACTGATTGGCCTTTTTCCTCCTCATGCATGTCAGCGATTGTTTCATCATAGTACAATTATGGTGTGCTGTCTTCAGTTATGTGAAACCAGAAGTATGTCGTCGTGGTTCGAAGTATGCAGAAGGCACAGCCACTCACTGAACCTGCTGAATTCCTTTGTTTTGGGTTAGATGGCCAACAGTATCTCCAATAGTTGATAGCCTGCTAAGTAGGAATTTCTGTGCTATCTGGTTGCTTAAATAGTCAgaaattttatttattttcctatAGGCAAACAATGTAAGTACGCTCTATTCGTTTTATTTATCACCAAACCTGAGCAAGAACACTATTTAATCAACCATGGAAGCATCATGTAGTTGTCCTTATGCTACCAAATCAAGGAGGGCAGTTGAACTGTTTAAGCACGTACCCGCTGTAAAGTGCACCAGTTTACTAATCTCCAGTGCCCTTTTCATTCTTGTCACTAGATATCACCCAGAAGAAGCTGAACTAACAAGTCAAAGCAACAAGGTTAGCCTTTAAAATACCTGATAACTAGCTCTGCATTATTCAGAGCTACTCTGATTATTCTAATCATATATCTGTAACCGGGATTCTGCATTTCTACATGCTCTACCTTCTCCTTTGGCTTGTATTGCATTTTCACTAGTAGGAGCCCAGCACATTCCCTGACTGTGATACACAGAGCAGGTAGGCGTTTGACAACACCTTTCCCCCCTTTTTGCAGCTTAGGCTCCTACCACACCACAGCAATGGGGGTTTATACACATCTTCCCAACTCCGGGGTAGCAGCTATCCTGTAAGTTCAGCTCCCCCTTTCTAGTTTACACAGTTGCATCATAACATCGTAGCAATGGCCATTCCGCTTGCGCTTCTTCTATCTCTGCTCTTTGGCATCCTGCTTGCACCGGAATGTGTAGCCACACCGGACATGGCTCCTACCACTCTGCTGCAGGTGAAGTCCGATCTCATCGATCCTCAAGGCATCCTCTCCGACTGGTCGCCGAAGGCTGATGTCTGCTCCTGGCACGGTGTTTCATGCCTACTGGGAGAGGGCATTGTGACAGGCCTCAACTTGTCGGGATACGGCCTATCCGGCACGATATCGCCAGCGATATCTGGCCTGATATCTGTGGAGTTCATTGACCTGTCCTCCAACTCCCTCACCGGGCCGATCCCGGCAGAGCTCGGCATGCTGCAGAACCTGAAGACGCTGCTCCTCTACTCCAACGCCCTCGTCGGCACCATCCCTCCGGAGCTGGGCCTCCTTGGGAACCTAAAAGTTCTCAGGATTGGCGACAACAGGCTGCACAGCGAGATACCACCGCagctcggcaactgcacggagcTCGAGACCATGGGGTTGGCCTATTGCCAGCTGAGTGGTGCCATTCCTCACCAGATTGGCAACCTGAAGAACCTGCAGCAGCTGGTCTTGGACAACAACACTCTCACCGGAAGCATCCCGGAGCAGCTTGGTGGTTGCGCAAATCTGCGTAGTCTGTCAGTGTCTGATAATAGGCTGGGTGGCATCATTCCCTCGTTCATTGGCAGCCTGAGTGTTCTCCAGTCTCTCAACCTTGCAAACAATCAGTTTTCCGGTGCGATTCCGGCGGATATTGGGAAGCTATCCAGCCTGACATACCTCAACCTGCTCGGCAACAGCCTGACAGGCGCCATCCCGGAAGAGCTGAACCAGCTGAGCCAGCTGCAGGTTCTTGACTTGTCCAAGAACAACATCTCTGGAGTGATCAGCATCTCCACATCACAGCTGAAGAACCTGAAGTACCTTGTGCTCTCTGACAATGTTCTTGATGGTACCATACCTGAAGGCCTCTGCCCTGGCAACTCGAGCTTGGAGAGCCTGTTCCTTGCCGGGAACAACCTCGAAGGAGGCATCGAGGGGCTGCTCAACTGCATTTCTCTGCGATCCATCGATGCGTCGAACAACAGCTTCACCGGAAAGATTCCGTCGGAGATCGACCGGCTGTCGAACCTTGTCAACCTTGTGCTGCACAACAACAGCCTTACCGGCGTTCTGCCACCTGAGATAGGTAACTTGAGCAACCTGGAGATGCTGTCCCTGTACCACAATGGCCTCACCGGTGTGCTCCCGCCGGAGATCGGCCGGCTGCAGAGGCTGAAGGTCTTGTTCCTGTACGAGAATCAGATGTCTGGGACCATACCTGATGAGATCACCAACTGCACGAGCTTGGAAGAGGTGGACTTCTTCGGCAACCATTTCCATGGGACTATCCCTGAGAAGATCGGGAACCTCAAGAGCCTAACGGTGCTTCAGCTCCGGCAGAATGACCTGTCCGGCTCAATCCCAGCGAGTCTCGGGGAATGCAGGCGGCTGCAGGCATTGGCATTGGCGGACAACCGGCTCTCCGGCGCACTGCCGGACACGTTCAGGCTTCTCACCGAGCTCAGCATCATCACCTTGTACAATAACTCCCTTGAGGGGTCGCTGCCCGAAGCACTGTTCGAGCTGAAGAACCTGACGGTGATCAACATCTCGCACA
Coding sequences within it:
- the LOC125553029 gene encoding LRR receptor-like serine/threonine-protein kinase GSO1 — protein: MAIPLALLLSLLFGILLAPECVATPDMAPTTLLQVKSDLIDPQGILSDWSPKADVCSWHGVSCLLGEGIVTGLNLSGYGLSGTISPAISGLISVEFIDLSSNSLTGPIPAELGMLQNLKTLLLYSNALVGTIPPELGLLGNLKVLRIGDNRLHSEIPPQLGNCTELETMGLAYCQLSGAIPHQIGNLKNLQQLVLDNNTLTGSIPEQLGGCANLRSLSVSDNRLGGIIPSFIGSLSVLQSLNLANNQFSGAIPADIGKLSSLTYLNLLGNSLTGAIPEELNQLSQLQVLDLSKNNISGVISISTSQLKNLKYLVLSDNVLDGTIPEGLCPGNSSLESLFLAGNNLEGGIEGLLNCISLRSIDASNNSFTGKIPSEIDRLSNLVNLVLHNNSLTGVLPPEIGNLSNLEMLSLYHNGLTGVLPPEIGRLQRLKVLFLYENQMSGTIPDEITNCTSLEEVDFFGNHFHGTIPEKIGNLKSLTVLQLRQNDLSGSIPASLGECRRLQALALADNRLSGALPDTFRLLTELSIITLYNNSLEGSLPEALFELKNLTVINISHNRFSGSVVPLLGSSSLSVLVLTDNNFSGVIPTAVTRSRNMVRLQLAGNHLTGAIPAELGDLTQLKMLDLSSNNLSGDIPSQLSNCLQLTHLNLERNSLTGAVPSWLGGLRFLGELDLSSNALTGVIPVELGNCSSLLKLSLSGNRLSGSIPQEIGRLTSLNVLNLQKNSLTGVIPPTLRRCNKLYELRLSENSLEGPIPMELGQLSELQVMLDLSRNRLTGQIPTSLGNLVKLERLNLSSNQLHGQIPASLLQLTSLNRLNLSDNLLSGTIPAVLSSFPAASYAGNNELCGAPLPTCGANGRRLASATVSGIVAAIAIVSATVCMALLYIMLRMWSNWREVSVSSSDGEEPEAHGKGGKCCAGDGKYWKVGSGLVVAPSTEEKYSSASESSVLHGKLTEASAINSKG